A single region of the Coriobacteriia bacterium genome encodes:
- a CDS encoding DUF1385 domain-containing protein produces MMRGRYNWAVAVRGGDGAVHVEEHDLPSGSAKRAWMRWPVVRGVVAMVETFALAMRAFSISASLAGDPDEEPLSTKEINITLLLGVGLAVVIFILLPAGLTNLAVGSAAEKPFLWSIVDGVLRVVAFFAYLWAIGRMKDIQRVYAYHGAEHKTIHAYEHNLPLETKIIQHYDTLHVRCGTSFLLMVMIVAIIVFSLTPVKAIAAALGVHGSLGSLGIAILARLVLLPVVAGLAYEITVKWAGKRPDNPLVKVLLWPGLKLQRMTTNEPSDDMIEIAVAAMQPIIAREEREKAASAEDPAQQADLT; encoded by the coding sequence ATGATGCGCGGCCGCTACAACTGGGCGGTCGCCGTACGCGGAGGCGACGGTGCGGTCCATGTCGAGGAACACGATCTGCCGAGCGGCTCGGCGAAGCGCGCTTGGATGCGCTGGCCGGTAGTGCGCGGAGTCGTGGCGATGGTGGAGACATTCGCGCTCGCGATGCGCGCGTTCTCGATCTCGGCCAGCCTCGCGGGCGATCCGGACGAGGAGCCTCTCTCCACGAAGGAGATCAATATCACCCTGCTTCTGGGGGTCGGCCTCGCAGTGGTGATCTTCATCCTGCTTCCGGCGGGACTCACGAACCTTGCGGTCGGATCGGCAGCCGAGAAGCCGTTCCTGTGGAGCATCGTGGACGGAGTGCTGCGCGTTGTGGCGTTCTTCGCCTATCTGTGGGCCATCGGCCGCATGAAAGACATCCAGCGCGTCTACGCCTACCACGGCGCCGAGCACAAGACGATTCACGCCTACGAGCACAATCTGCCGCTGGAGACCAAGATCATCCAGCACTATGACACCCTGCATGTGCGCTGCGGCACGTCGTTCCTGTTGATGGTGATGATCGTCGCGATCATCGTGTTCTCGCTTACACCGGTCAAGGCGATTGCGGCGGCTCTCGGCGTACATGGCAGCCTCGGATCGCTGGGTATCGCCATCCTAGCCCGTCTTGTCCTGCTGCCCGTTGTTGCCGGCCTTGCGTATGAGATCACCGTGAAGTGGGCCGGGAAGCGTCCCGACAACCCACTGGTCAAAGTGCTCCTGTGGCCAGGGCTGAAGCTTCAGCGAATGACCACCAACGAGCCTTCTGACGACATGATCGAGATCGCCGTCGCCGCCATGCAGCCGATCATAGCGCGCGAAGAGCGCGAGAAGGCGGCGTCCGCGGAGGATCCTGCACAGCAAGCAGACCTGACCTAG
- a CDS encoding FAD-dependent thymidylate synthase, whose translation MDVRLLSHTPDPQRAIAAAARLCYAPVGAAELLENMSDDAVRRVLKTIIASGHTSALEHASYTFAIDGVSRALTHQLVRHRIASFNQQSQRYVSYAEKPVFVVPPSVAGDPEALSRFEAATSSAFSAYRELIDSGVAPEDARYLLPNAMETKIVVTMNIRELLHFLTLRCCKRAQWEIRELALAMLELAEPTAPYIFLDAGAACRRTACPEGKMTCGDPYPKALKRD comes from the coding sequence ATGGATGTTCGCCTGCTCTCGCACACGCCCGATCCGCAGCGCGCCATCGCCGCGGCCGCGCGGCTGTGCTACGCGCCTGTCGGCGCGGCGGAACTGCTCGAGAACATGAGCGATGACGCTGTTCGCAGAGTCCTCAAGACCATCATCGCGAGCGGCCACACCTCGGCTCTCGAGCATGCCAGCTACACGTTCGCCATCGACGGCGTGTCCCGCGCGTTGACCCACCAGCTGGTACGCCACCGGATCGCAAGCTTCAACCAGCAGTCGCAGCGCTACGTCTCCTACGCCGAGAAGCCGGTCTTCGTCGTGCCGCCGAGCGTTGCCGGCGACCCCGAGGCGCTCTCCCGGTTCGAAGCTGCGACCTCCTCGGCGTTCTCGGCGTACCGCGAGCTCATCGATTCTGGTGTGGCTCCCGAGGACGCGCGCTACCTTCTGCCAAACGCCATGGAGACCAAGATCGTCGTCACCATGAACATACGCGAGTTGCTGCACTTCCTGACGCTGCGCTGCTGCAAGCGCGCCCAATGGGAGATCCGCGAGCTCGCGCTTGCGATGCTCGAACTCGCCGAGCCAACCGCTCCCTACATCTTTCTGGATGCCGGCGCGGCATGTCGGCGCACAGCGTGTCCCGAAGGCAAGATGACGTGCGGCGACCCCTACCCGAAAGCACTCAAACGTGACTGA